The Solibacillus isronensis genome includes the window TTTTACTTTGGTGAAAATCATATAGAGGAGAATGACCATTTATTTTTAGAACGTATTTCCACAGTTGTAGCATTATGCATTTTATACGAAGAGGCACAGTTTGAAGAACAGCAACGTATGCGCAGTTCGTTATTGGAACGCTTAATCCACAATCGTAATATTAAGGATATTGAATCTTACTATAAATTCTTACCCTTTAAATTTCAGCCACCATTTTCAACAGGGATTATTAGTGTAAAAAAGAAAAAGAAAAACAATGAGATTATTGACATTCATGATCAGCTAACACAGCTGTCAATGCTGGCAAAAGAGTGGGATTTGCCTTGTATTTTTGCAGTGCTTGGAGAAGATATTGCAATCCTCAATTCGCTAAGTAGTGACAAGCAGGGCTGGGAAAAGAAAATAACAAAAATATTTAATAAAATGGAAAAACAAAATAGTGAGTATAAATACTCAATAGGTCTTAGTAGAACATTCAGTAACTTTAAAGATTTCGAAGGCTCTTTGCAAGAAGCACGTACAGCACAGCGCTTCCCAAACCAAAAGCTACTAACAACATACGAGCATTTAGGAATGCTTGGTGATATTGTAAAACATATGAGCGTTGAGCAGTTACATGAAATGGCGAAAAAGACGTTGAAAGAGTTATATAATTTTGAGGATTCCCGCAAAAAGGAATTATTGCATACTCTTTACGTTTATTTATTAAACAGTCAACGCTTAAAGGAAACAATGGATGAATTGGCATTATCGATTGGTGGTATTCAATATCGTATAAAACAAATCGAGGATCAACTACAAATTTCCCTGAAAAATGCTTCAACTGCAGCCTATACTTTATTAGTCATTCAGGCTTTAATACTGTCAGATTCCTTGAATTTTGAAGAATTTGAACGATAAAAACGAAATCAATTATTTAGTAACTGTTCAGTAAAAAAGACTGTAAATGAAACTCATTTTTGAGTTTATTTACAGTCTTTTTTTATCTGATATGTCTAGAATACTTTATTGATCTATAGCGACTTCCAATTTTGCCTGTTCTTCAGCAATTCGGCTTTCATTTTCTTTTTCGGTAGCTGTAATTTTTAATTTACGTGTAGCTAGCAGCACGATTGCAGTTGCAACATATAAACTAACGATAACAATTACCCCTGCATTAAAGCCAGAGCGGACATCATCCCCTGCAATTGTAATTAAGTAGCCAGTTATCCAAGGTCCTATGATTCCTGCCATACTAGAGATAGACAATGAAATACCAGTTATAGATCCTACTAAATTTTTCGGAATGATTAGTGTCTTAATCGCAGCATTCAATGGCAGTAAACTTGTATTCATAATTAAACCAATGCCTAAGAAAACGCATGCTAAAATGGGAGAAGATACAATAGTTGTCATCGCATATGCAGCTGCACCAACAATTAATACGGTAACTAATACACGGTCATATGATTTAATGAGACTTTTGTTTCTCTTAAATAAAAAGTCTGTAAATTTACCTGCGCAAATTGCAAATATTGTCCCTGCAATACCCATCCCAGCGAATATTAGACTCATATCTTGCGGCTTAAGGCCAACAATCTGAGTCAGGTAAGTAGGTGCCCAAGTAAGCACCCAAGTAGTGATCCACATTGATACGAAACCTACAACTAAAATTGATAATACATAAGGGTTAATGAATACTTTCAAAATATGTTTGAATGGTACTTCTTTGTTTGAAGCTAAAGATTTAACATCTTCTACTAATGGTTGCTTTGGCTCGTCTCTCATAAAGAAGAAGGAGATTGCCCATATCAAGCTTGCTACCCCCAACAATGCGAATGTATGTTGCCAGCCAAAGTTTGTAATCCCCATAACTAACAGGGGTGCAGCTAAATACGTACCAACTGTTGTACCAGAAGTCATAATAGCAGTAGCGAGCCCTCGTTGTGAACTATTAAACCATCGTGCAAGATGGACGAGACACATACTAAGCGTACTACCTTCAAAGAAACCTAAAACAACACGAAGAATAACTAATTGTGTTAATGTTTCTACAAAATAAGCACTTGCTAATGAAACCGTCCATCCAGCAGCAATCATCATTAGAAGGTATTTCGAGTTGAAGCGATACGTTAATGTACCTAAAACAATACTTCCGATAGCATATGCAGCAAAGAAGCTGCTTCCGACTAGTCCAAACTGATCGTATGTTAAATTTAGCTCGGACATTATTGGTTCCGCAGCTAATCCTAGAACAGATTTATCCGTATAGTTTAAAACAGAGAGTAAGAATAAAAATCCTAATACAACCCAACGCATGTTAAATCCCCCTTGTATTGTCTTATTTTCCATCACCTTGTTAACAGACAAAACACTAGTAAATCCGATAAACTGCTAGGATAATTTCCCACCTCCATTCGCCCTCATATTGAACTAAAAATGAGGTCATTTTCATCTTTCCGGTTAATACTAGACAAGTGATAGCGTTTACAAAACACTTCAAATGCTTGTACTTTCTTCAAAATTTTCGGGCACCTCTATATGTGTCCGAAAGAAAAATCCGGATCCGAACCTTTCATGAAAAGAATTTTATTTGAAAAAAAATAGTTTTACAAGATAAAAAATAACGCCGAAATGTATTTTCGAGAAAATAAGAAACAATTTTTAGAGAAAAATGAATAATATTTTCTCGATTAATGAACGCATCAAATACTGATAAAGCTGAAATTTAAACTAAAATTATCCATAAACCTTACAAATGGAGTAACATGTAATTTTTATTGTTTTTATCAGAATTTTCAATAAAAAACGTAATGATAATTTTAAATTGACTCCTTTATGATTGAATTAATCAGTTATGGATGGAGGAATGGAGATGGATGATCGTCTATTTAGAGATGCAATGGGGAAGTTTGCTACAGGTGTAACAGTTTTATTGACAGAAAATGATGGAGAAATTCATGGTATGACAGCGAACGGTTTCATGTCAGTTTCATTGAGCCCAAAGCTTGTTGTAATTTCAATTGGTGAGAAGGCGAAATTTTTAGAGAAAGTATCACAATCGAAAAAATATACAGTAAACATATTAGCTGAAGATCAAGAGCATTATTCACGCCATTTTGCCGGCAGACCGGGAGAAGCAGTTGAATTTGAAATATTAGCTGAGCAACCGGTATTGAAAGGAGCTATTGCTCAACTCACATGTGAAGTTGTATCGGAGCACGTTGAAGGGGACCATACATTATTCATCGGTAAAGTAGTAGATTTACGCCTTGAAGAAAAAGATCCTTTGTTATTCTTTGGTGGCAAGTATCGCAAACTAACTGAATTGGAAACGGTAGAGTCATAAAGGGGGAGTAATCTATGAATATACAAACAATGGCTAAAGCATTGGCAGAGGCTGAACATACAAAACAGCCGATTGCACCATTAACGGAAACTTATGGAAATATTACAGTGGCTGATGCGTATTCGGTACAATTAACGCAAATTCGCCAAAAAGTTAACGACGGCGCGAAGATAGAAGGACTGAAAATTGGTCTAACAAGTAAAGCAATGCAGGAAATGTTAAATGTCTATACGCCAGATTACGGTTTTATTCTAGATACGATGCTTTATGATGAGTTCGAAGGTTTATCTACTGACTCATTTATTCAGCCAAAAGTAGAGTTTGAGGTTGCTTTTATTTTAAATAAAGAATTAAAAGGACCGAATGTGACGGTGCAAGATGTAATTGATGCAACCTCTTATGTTGTACCAGCAATAGAAGTAATCGATAGCCGTATTGCAGACTGGAAAATAAAATTTGAAGATACAGTAGCAGATAATGGTTCATCGGCAGGAGCAATTTTAGGGAAAAAGCGTACTTTGCTTGAAGATATAGAGGATATTGCAAATATACGAATGGTTGTAAAGAAAAATGGAAAATTTCTAGATGAAGCTACAAGTTCGGCTGTATTAGGAAATCCGCTCAATGCAGTAGTATGGTTAGCAAATGAACTGAGTGAATATGATATTTCTGTTAAGCCAGGCATGTTTGTTTTATCAGGAGCTTTGTCGAAAGCTGTTCCCTTCGAAGCAGGCGATGAATTCGAGGCTGATTTTGGTGTACTTGGAAAAGTAAACGCTATCATTTCGAAGGAAGTGGTGAAAAAATGAAAAAACTCAAAGTAGGAATTCTGGGATCTGGAAATATCGGAACAGATTTGATGTATAAAATTGAGCGCAGTCCATTATTGGAAATGAGTGTTATGGTAGGAATCGATCCGGAATCTGATGGATTAAAACGTGCGGAAAATCGCGGTTACAATATTATTTCAAATGGAATTGAAGGCTTAATGGAACGCCTTGAATTAGTTGATATCGTATATGATGCAACAAGTGCATATGCCCATAAGCATAATAGCGATTTATTAACGGCTAAAGGTAAGAAAGTGATCGATTTAACACCAGCTGCAATTGGACCATTTACTGTTCCGCCAGTAAATTTAAAAGAACACATCGAAAAATCAAATGTGAATATGGTTACTTGCGGCGGTCAAGCTACTATTCCGATAATTCATGCTATCAGCCGTATTGTAACGGTAGACTATGCAGAAATTGTCGCAACGATTGCGAGCCTTTCTGCAGGTCCAGGTACAAGAGCAAATATTGATGAATTCACAAGTACAACATCAAAAGCAATTGAAGTAGTTGGAGGCGCTAAAAGAGGAAAAGCCATTATCATATTAAACCCTGCAGAACCGCCGATTATTATGCGTGATGCAATTCATGTTTTAGTAGAAAAAGAAGGCCATGAAGAAGCAATTCTAAAATCGATTCTGGAAATGGTAAAGGAAGTACAGTCTTATGTACCGGGATATACATTAAAAGCATTACCAATTTTTGAAGGCAAAAAAATATCTGTATTTGTTGAAGTAAATGGTGCAGCTGACTATTTGCCTGCATACGCTGGTAACTTGGACATTATGACGGCAGCCGCAGTACAAGTTGGCAATGAAATGGCACGTCACCATTTACAACGTGAAAAGGAGGTCATCTTATGACCTTAAATATATTAGATGTATCATTAAGAGATGGAAGTCATTCTGTGCGTCACTCATTTACAGAAGAACAGGTCCGGGCTGCAGCAAAAGGTTTAAATGCAGCGGGTGTTCGCTACTTTGAGGTTTCACATGGAGATGGTTTAGGAGGCTCTTCATTACAGTACGGTTTGTCTACAACAGATGAACTGAAGCTTATTGAAGTTGCTGTTTCAGAGTGTACGACTTCAGAAGTTGCCGTGTTATTGATTCCGGGAATCGGTACAAAAAAAGATTTGGAAAATGCATCAAAATTAGGAGCGAAAATGGTTCGTGTAGCAACTCATGTAACCGAAGCA containing:
- a CDS encoding MFS transporter, giving the protein MRWVVLGFLFLLSVLNYTDKSVLGLAAEPIMSELNLTYDQFGLVGSSFFAAYAIGSIVLGTLTYRFNSKYLLMMIAAGWTVSLASAYFVETLTQLVILRVVLGFFEGSTLSMCLVHLARWFNSSQRGLATAIMTSGTTVGTYLAAPLLVMGITNFGWQHTFALLGVASLIWAISFFFMRDEPKQPLVEDVKSLASNKEVPFKHILKVFINPYVLSILVVGFVSMWITTWVLTWAPTYLTQIVGLKPQDMSLIFAGMGIAGTIFAICAGKFTDFLFKRNKSLIKSYDRVLVTVLIVGAAAYAMTTIVSSPILACVFLGIGLIMNTSLLPLNAAIKTLIIPKNLVGSITGISLSISSMAGIIGPWITGYLITIAGDDVRSGFNAGVIVIVSLYVATAIVLLATRKLKITATEKENESRIAEEQAKLEVAIDQ
- a CDS encoding flavin reductase family protein produces the protein MDDRLFRDAMGKFATGVTVLLTENDGEIHGMTANGFMSVSLSPKLVVISIGEKAKFLEKVSQSKKYTVNILAEDQEHYSRHFAGRPGEAVEFEILAEQPVLKGAIAQLTCEVVSEHVEGDHTLFIGKVVDLRLEEKDPLLFFGGKYRKLTELETVES
- a CDS encoding 2-keto-4-pentenoate hydratase, with amino-acid sequence MNIQTMAKALAEAEHTKQPIAPLTETYGNITVADAYSVQLTQIRQKVNDGAKIEGLKIGLTSKAMQEMLNVYTPDYGFILDTMLYDEFEGLSTDSFIQPKVEFEVAFILNKELKGPNVTVQDVIDATSYVVPAIEVIDSRIADWKIKFEDTVADNGSSAGAILGKKRTLLEDIEDIANIRMVVKKNGKFLDEATSSAVLGNPLNAVVWLANELSEYDISVKPGMFVLSGALSKAVPFEAGDEFEADFGVLGKVNAIISKEVVKK
- a CDS encoding acetaldehyde dehydrogenase (acetylating), giving the protein MKKLKVGILGSGNIGTDLMYKIERSPLLEMSVMVGIDPESDGLKRAENRGYNIISNGIEGLMERLELVDIVYDATSAYAHKHNSDLLTAKGKKVIDLTPAAIGPFTVPPVNLKEHIEKSNVNMVTCGGQATIPIIHAISRIVTVDYAEIVATIASLSAGPGTRANIDEFTSTTSKAIEVVGGAKRGKAIIILNPAEPPIIMRDAIHVLVEKEGHEEAILKSILEMVKEVQSYVPGYTLKALPIFEGKKISVFVEVNGAADYLPAYAGNLDIMTAAAVQVGNEMARHHLQREKEVIL